GATGTGAAGGGGATGACTGCATACATTACTATAGGCGGAACAGCCTCTGTGAGCACTATCATAGCAGGCAGCGCCAGCGGTGCTGTGGAAAATGCAGATGTGGAGATTGATATTCAGGGCGGAACTGTGACGACTCTGACCGGGGGGAATCAGGGATTTAACGATGGGAATTCACTTTTCACAGGAAAAACAAGGATCAGCATTTCAGGAGGAACTGTAGGAAATCTCCTGGGAGCAGGGACCGGCAGAAGTGTGAGTATTCCCACTTATTGCGGACAGATGGATATTAACGTGACGGGCGGAAAGGTAGGAAATATCTATGGTGCCGGATCCGCGGCATTTGTCGTAAGCACTGGGGATGTTACCTCAGCCGTGAATATTTCAGTGACAGGCGGTGAGGTGGGAAATATTTTTGCCGCAGGAAAAGGCGGGGACTCGAGTGTTGGACCAACCGCCACATATCCGGCATTTAAGCGTGAGATGCCTCCGGAAAAGTTCGGCAGTCTGACCGGCGAAGCCAACATCACGGTCGGCGGTGACGCGCTGATCACCGGAAATATCTATGCCAGCGGGGAAGGAGATAAGCCTGTCACTTATGATTCCAAATCGAACGCCTATCTGGAGGGAAAGGCTGTTGTTACCGTGGAAGGAAACAGCACGATAAAAGGCAGCGTCTATGGCGGAGGAAAAGGCATCAGTGAAACGGGATATGAAAAGTGTGCACTCGTGAAGGAAAATTCACAGGTGAAAATTCTTGTTGCGGGCGGTACGGTGCAGGGAAATGTGTATGGAGGCGGTCAGACGGCGGAGACCGAAGGCTCCACCTCGGTTGTAATGGCTGCCGGAAATGTGCAGGGCAATGTCTACGGAGGCGGAGAGAACGGTCTGGTACATGGAAAAACTTCGGTCTCATTAAGCGGCGGAACCGTAACCGGCTCAGTTTATGGAGGCGCGCTTGGAATTCCGGGTGAGCGGCTGGTCTACGGCGGCTCCACGGTGAATATGACGGGAGGCTGGGTGAGAGGCAATGTCTACGGCGGCAGTGAGCTGAGCAATGACGGACCGGAAGAAGACAGGCAGGATGATCTGGTGTTTGTCAACCTGACAGGGGGCTGGGTGAGCGGCAACGTCTTTGGCGGCGGTTACCAGGGAGTCATTCATGGTTCCACGCATCTGCATATCGGCAGAGGGGCTCTGGGCGAATGTGCGTATTACATGGCACATCAGGGGGAGCAGCCGAAACTTACATTTTCTGAGCTTACAGTGGACGGTTCGGTCTATGCGGGCGGCGACTACGGAGGCGGAAGCACGGTGGATTATTCTGCCATCACGGTAACCGGGACTTCTCATGTCTATATTGACGGGACAGGGTATGACACAGAAGGCGGAACCGGGATCAGCATGATGATTTCCGGCGGTGTGTTTGGAAGCGGGGCTTCCTGCGATGCGGGATCTACCCGTCTGGTCACGCTGAAAGATTATGGAAAACCTGTTAAGGATGAAAACGGAATCATCGGGGGAGCTACCCGTACTCTGACCGCTATTCAGCGGGCAGACCGTGTACTGTTAAAAAACGCCCACATACAGCTGACGGGTGAGTCAGATGTGGCAAACTCTAATCAGACGGCACTCTACTCACTGAATCGTATCGGGGATCATGGACCTCTTGAGACACTGGGAAGCCTTGGAAACGGTCTGGTACTTCAGGGGGGGAGCACGGTGATACTGGATTCGGCAGCCATAGAGACGGCGAACCTGAAGAGTGTCGACCACGAGGGAAAGGAAGTAACCCTGGCGGGGCTTAGTACTGTTCCGAATACCGTGCTTTTTGGTTCCGGAATCGTGTTCCGGGTCTCCTGCACAAATCCGAATACGAAAAAAGCAGATTATGGGGCAGTATCGGGTTATGCGTATATGATAGCAGAGGACCGGGCAGACGCGTATGCCTATGCCCGCGTAAAGACAGATACGATAAACTCATCAGACGGGGGCTTTTGTGCACCGGGAGGGAATGAGGAACTGGCCTACCACAATGTCAACGAGGAGTACCGATACTGGCAGATTAAGGGGAATGAGGCCACCGCCGACCGTTATGCGGTGCTGACCGCCCAGACGCTTAAGAAGGACGAAAGCGGATTTGGAGACGATGGCTATTCCGTGGCTGTGGGATCCATAGAGCTGCCGCCTGCTGAGGGAAGCGGCGCTTACACCATCCAGAGCATCACCCTTCCTATAGACACGGGATTATCCCTCGCGGATGCTGCGAAAGATAATCTGAAAGGCTCGTGGAAGACTTCCGAGACAAACGGACCATCCGGGGGGGAAAAGATTGATCTGGCAGGAGAACAACAGAAAATATCAGATAGTCCTCAGACCACATTTGGATTGTCCATGGGGACAGGCGGCAAGGTGATTTCTGCTGCATCTGCCAGCGCGGAGGGTGCAAATACTGTCATTGGTCAGACCTTGTCGGCTGATACGAGCGGCAGCACACCCGTTATAGAGTTTTATCTGACCTATAAAAATGACGGGATCATCGTCAGCAGAAGCCTGGGTACCGTCGTTGTCATTCTGCAAAATGAGAAGGGAGCGAAGATTGCACTGAATGTGGAGATCGTTACGAAGGCCAGCAGACTCGCGGACCAGACTGTAGATCTCTATGCAACGCAGGCCGGAAGTTATACCGGCAGGCTGGTCATTCCCTCAGGGGAGAGCCGCAGCCTGAGGTTAACCGGCGTAGAACAAGCCGGAACCGGGCTTATATCTGCCGGGGGTACACTTACCGGCCATCAGTTTTCCGTGACTATGCAGCCCGTAAAGTCTCAGGGCTGGAAAACATCAGGACTGATGACGGAGCCGTTTGATCTGGGAGGCTACAGCTCTGCAAGCCTGATCGGGAATACGGACAGCCGGTATC
The Ruminococcus gauvreauii genome window above contains:
- a CDS encoding leucine-rich repeat domain-containing protein — its product is MRTKTQTKKYIQGRGWRRALAVLLTFCLAFGSGYPGLLSAYAEDYEPVSFVVGENVTAVLADNVLTVSGEGETNDFSPDTVPFREYTAEIDRLVIEEGITYIGAYLFYGLGELSGELVLPQSIAGFGDYAFSGDSKERAPSFTAVQNLFETGTESDSPQEIQDPSSLFFSGQSGSVTCAVNNQAFLDAAMAAGYQIPEDAAGMQGEEQESQEVQAEDQTSVSGELPLPDVESQEAGEKPELQAEDPAAVRQQAAAGTGEYREIYVDQTNGNDSGAGTQENPVRTFDEAAGKLQTSAEGGTVDNNRIVIIGTYQLGNGETELLKTRPVPVTITGGTLIGAQTNSDYALWLHEAFRLESISVQSLNHIYGNGYDITIGDSVSNAASGFYLYGSGQNDLAAAGVGKITAYSSNIVRIVGYVRSKPSIDVKGMTAYITIGGTASVSTIIAGSASGAVENADVEIDIQGGTVTTLTGGNQGFNDGNSLFTGKTRISISGGTVGNLLGAGTGRSVSIPTYCGQMDINVTGGKVGNIYGAGSAAFVVSTGDVTSAVNISVTGGEVGNIFAAGKGGDSSVGPTATYPAFKREMPPEKFGSLTGEANITVGGDALITGNIYASGEGDKPVTYDSKSNAYLEGKAVVTVEGNSTIKGSVYGGGKGISETGYEKCALVKENSQVKILVAGGTVQGNVYGGGQTAETEGSTSVVMAAGNVQGNVYGGGENGLVHGKTSVSLSGGTVTGSVYGGALGIPGERLVYGGSTVNMTGGWVRGNVYGGSELSNDGPEEDRQDDLVFVNLTGGWVSGNVFGGGYQGVIHGSTHLHIGRGALGECAYYMAHQGEQPKLTFSELTVDGSVYAGGDYGGGSTVDYSAITVTGTSHVYIDGTGYDTEGGTGISMMISGGVFGSGASCDAGSTRLVTLKDYGKPVKDENGIIGGATRTLTAIQRADRVLLKNAHIQLTGESDVANSNQTALYSLNRIGDHGPLETLGSLGNGLVLQGGSTVILDSAAIETANLKSVDHEGKEVTLAGLSTVPNTVLFGSGIVFRVSCTNPNTKKADYGAVSGYAYMIAEDRADAYAYARVKTDTINSSDGGFCAPGGNEELAYHNVNEEYRYWQIKGNEATADRYAVLTAQTLKKDESGFGDDGYSVAVGSIELPPAEGSGAYTIQSITLPIDTGLSLADAAKDNLKGSWKTSETNGPSGGEKIDLAGEQQKISDSPQTTFGLSMGTGGKVISAASASAEGANTVIGQTLSADTSGSTPVIEFYLTYKNDGIIVSRSLGTVVVILQNEKGAKIALNVEIVTKASRLADQTVDLYATQAGSYTGRLVIPSGESRSLRLTGVEQAGTGLISAGGTLTGHQFSVTMQPVKSQGWKTSGLMTEPFDLGGYSSASLIGNTDSRYQAPVEFTLNNVSDFQAKTDIDQVTLIFEDETGSARITLNIHWQESVVSEVCTMRGRQYNGGTSQGEVSISQKSAATAVFTLGSATTAGGLWLELRKSPGKTVFPAGTKLTLLGLNGFYSYITTGTETKIALIDFTGMWNSSHPEGNITRETQLTVIMDFGAVESLANGDYSLRLRSNTGADSNGADFTVNNSDARLALSGIGGFSRGEHAVTLTVSPDSDTRFADGAVAVLSPKNGSAFPVGAAFICGEKTYYPSGGKVYVPLEGSGTHTVSMNTEHSAGLETGEYSIQAELFPCGWNAGKTTGAVRTSSAGFQVTDNPVYALFVSMKDKERVAQAGQTLSFTAEYAAADTGTDSAVIDVRVQKKTGEAYEDAGIWAVSGNRIQTGERTQELTVTVPQGVGTGTYRLLFALGDQEVPYNILIN